Within Bifidobacterium dentium JCM 1195 = DSM 20436, the genomic segment ATAACGTCCAGATGGCCGGCGGTGACGGGGTCGTACGACCCGGGACATACTGCAATCGTCATAGTCTTAAGGGTACCGCGCGCGGGCGAAGAAGCTGAGCATCTCCTTTATATATGAACGGTGCGTGGTTTACGAGGTTATGATAGAGGACAGTTGATGGCAGCGTATTGCATGGGATTCCGGCTGCGGGGTCCGCTGCCGAGGTTTTGTAAGGACGGAGCACACCATGGCTTGGCATGCGATTGTTGATGGCGTCTATGATGACGCCGACCCGGTTTCGCCGCTTTCCGACCCGGATGCGGGCACCGGCACTGCGGTGCTGGAGCGTCCGGAGGAAAAGACGCAGCTTGATGACGGCGGCAACGGTGATGCCGACCGTTTCGCGCATTACGTGTCGCGCGACCGCATCCAGGAATCGAAGCTCACCGGTCGCCCGGTCGTGGCGCTGTGCGGCAAGGTGTGGGTGCCTAAGCGTGATCCTTCCCAGTATCCGGTGTGTCCTGATTGCAAGCGCATCTATGACGAGATGATGAATTCCTCCTTCTGACGAGCCTGTGGCGTCGGCGGATCCGCAGAGGTTCCGTGAAAGCGGGCAAAAGCGGGCGCATGCGGAGGACATATACGGGGGTTCGCGCAGTCTTGCGTGAGCCCCCGTATGCGTGAATCCCGTGTTATGCCGAGTCGATGTGGCAGATCAGCGTGACGAGATTTCGTCGATGCGACGTAGCTCCTCGTCGGTGAACGTGATGTTCCGCAGCGCGCCGATATTGTCGAGCAACTGTTGCGGGCGGGAGGCGCCGACCAGTACCGAAGTCACCATGCCGTCATGCAGCAGCCATGCGAGTGCCATCTCCGCGAGCGTCTGCCCGCGTTCGGCGGCCAGACCGTTCAGGTCGCGAATCTGCTGCAGCTTTGCCGGGGTCAAGGCATTCTCCTGCAGGAACCGCCCATCGTGCGCGATTCTGCTATCGGCCGGAATCCCGTTCAAATATCGGTCGGTCAGCAATCCTTGATCGAGCGGTGAGAAGGTGATCAGGCCCTTGCCGAGGCGATGTGCGGTCTCCTTCAATCCGTTGCGTTCCACGGTGCGGTCGAAGATGTTGTAGCGGTTTTGGTTGATGATGAACGGCACATGCAATTCGTCCAGGATGGCGGTGGCCTGTTCGAGCGTCGGGCCGTCGTAGTTGGACAGGCCCACGTAGAGCGCCTTGCCGCTGTGTACCGCGGTGGCCAGTGCGCCCATGGTCTCTTCGAGCGGAGTGTGTGAATCCATGTGGTGATGGTAGAAGATGTCCACGTAGTCGAGACCGAGGCGTTCGAGGCTTTGGTCGAGCGAGGCGAGCAGGTATTTGCGGCTTCCGAGGTCGCCGTAGGGGCCGAGCCACATCTCGTAGCCGGCCTTGGTGCTGATGATGAGTTCGTCGCGGTGATGGTGGAAATATTCGTGCAGCAGTCGTCCGCAGTTCTTTTCGGCTGAGCCGGGTTCCGGGCCGTAGTTGTTGGCCAGATCGAAGTGGGTCACGCCGTTGTCGAATGCGGTGAACACGATCTGCCGCATGGTGTCGTATGGGGTGATGTCGCCGAAGTTGTGCCAGAAGCCGAGGGAAACGGCCGGCAGTTTCAGGCCGCTTGCGCCCACGTGGTTGTAGGTCATGCTGTCATAGCGTGCAGGCGATGGCGTGTAGACGGTGGTTGGTTCGAGCAAGGTTCCTCCTTGAAAAAACGGGGCTGTTCGCCGCGATGCGTTGCGCGGCGCCGTTGAATCCATCGTCGCACTTCAAGTAAACTTGAACGCAAATCGTGGCAGGTGATGCACCTTCTGCCATGAGGGAATCTCAGGAAAAGGATTTGAGGAGGGGAGATGGGCTCGTACACGATTCGCGAGATGGCGAGGAAGTTTGGCATGCAGCCGTCCACGTTGCGGTACTACGAAGATCAGGGATTGCTGACCGACGTCGGCCGCGACGATGCGGGGCGTCGTGTCTATGGCGACGAGCATATCGGGCAGCTGGAGGCGATCGCCTGCTTCAAGCATGCGGGCATGAGTATCGACGAGCTCAAGCGGTTCTTCGCCTATGAAGGCGACGAACGTACGCATATTTCGGACATGGTGGAGCTGTTGGAGAATCGCCGTGACGTTATCGTCGAACAGCGTGCCTCGTTGGAGGAGGCGTATATGCACGTGTTGCGCAAGCTGCATCTGTACAAGGATCTGCAGAGCAGTTATGAGAATGGTACGCAACCCCCGGATTGGGCCGATTACGACGGCAAGGACTTCCGGTAACGCCTCTTCTCACCGTCGGCAGTTATAGGCACTTCCTCAATCTACCGACGCTGAATGGTTGTAGGTGTCGGTGGTTTGGTTGGTTGCTCAATCTACCGACGGTGAGTGGTTGTGAGCGTCGGTGGATTGGGTGGTTGCTCAATCTACCGACGCTGAGTGGTTGTGAGCGTCGGTAGATTGGGTTAGAGGACGGTGACCTCGGTCGGGATGACCGGATCGCCCTTCATGAGGCTCTGTGCGCCGATTGGCAGTTCGGCCAACGCCTTCGCACGGTAGTTGTGCGCGTTGACGATGGCGTCATGGCCCTGATATTC encodes:
- a CDS encoding DUF3039 domain-containing protein yields the protein MAWHAIVDGVYDDADPVSPLSDPDAGTGTAVLERPEEKTQLDDGGNGDADRFAHYVSRDRIQESKLTGRPVVALCGKVWVPKRDPSQYPVCPDCKRIYDEMMNSSF
- a CDS encoding MerR family transcriptional regulator gives rise to the protein MGSYTIREMARKFGMQPSTLRYYEDQGLLTDVGRDDAGRRVYGDEHIGQLEAIACFKHAGMSIDELKRFFAYEGDERTHISDMVELLENRRDVIVEQRASLEEAYMHVLRKLHLYKDLQSSYENGTQPPDWADYDGKDFR
- a CDS encoding aldo/keto reductase → MLEPTTVYTPSPARYDSMTYNHVGASGLKLPAVSLGFWHNFGDITPYDTMRQIVFTAFDNGVTHFDLANNYGPEPGSAEKNCGRLLHEYFHHHRDELIISTKAGYEMWLGPYGDLGSRKYLLASLDQSLERLGLDYVDIFYHHHMDSHTPLEETMGALATAVHSGKALYVGLSNYDGPTLEQATAILDELHVPFIINQNRYNIFDRTVERNGLKETAHRLGKGLITFSPLDQGLLTDRYLNGIPADSRIAHDGRFLQENALTPAKLQQIRDLNGLAAERGQTLAEMALAWLLHDGMVTSVLVGASRPQQLLDNIGALRNITFTDEELRRIDEISSR